Genomic window (Streptococcus suis S735):
GGGTGAAGTGGCTCAGTTCCTCAATGCTGAAGGTAAGACTATTGAGCAAATCGCCTTAACACCAGAAAACTTGGTTGAGATGATTGCCTTGATTGCGGATGGAACCATTTCATCTAAAATCGCCAAGAAAGTCTTTGTTCACTTGGCCAAAGAAGGTGGCTCTGCTAAGGCTTATGTTGAGAAGGCTGGTTTGGTGCAGATTTCAGACCCAGCAGTCCTCATTCCGATTATCCACCAAGTCTTTGCGGATAACGAAGCGGCTGTAGCTGACTTCAAGTCTGGCAAACGCAATGCAGACAAGGCTTTTACAGGTTTCTTGATGAAAGCAACCAAGGGACAAGCCAATCCACAAGTTGCACAACAACTCTTGGCTCAGGAATTGGCTAAGTTGTTGGATTAGTTTTAAAACTATAGAAACTATAGAATACAAAAATCACTCAAAAAGAGTGGTTTTTTGTTGACTAAAATAATAATTATTATTATCATCATGATATAAAGGTATGAGGGGGAATAAATAGATATGTCAAAAGACTTCGATGATTTTTTACGAGAACATGAGGAGAATGTCAATAAGTTAAAGAAACGTGATAAGGAAACTGAGTCGGATAAGGAAAGAGCAAGAGATGAATTTTCTAGAGATTATTCCAGGGTAATCTATTCTAATTCCTTTAGACGGCAACAAGGGAAAATGCAACTGTTTGCCGTTAATGGTAGAGCTTTTCACAGGAACAGGCTGACACATAGTTTTGAAGTGGCACAGATTGCAAGGGGGATTGTTGATTATTTGAAAAAAAATACATCTAATAATATTGATATAGATTTCAATTCGATGTCTGTCGTTGTTGAAACTGGTGCACTTGTACACGACATTGGCAATCCCCCATTTGGTCATCATGGAGAAAGAATTTTAAATGATTTGGCAAAGGATATTGGTTTTGAAGGAAATGCCCAAGGGTTACGGGTATTAAAAAATATTGAAAAAAAGTCTCCAGATCATAAAGGCTTAAACTTAACATATAGAACCCTAGCTTCAATTCTAAAATATTATGTTCCATATAGAAAATCACGAAAGACTGAGAAGTTCATATACAAAGAAGATTATGAGGAATTTAAAAAGAGATTTAAAGAAATGGATGTGTTTGTGAGAACAATTGATGTTCAAATTGTTGATTTGGCAGATGAAATTGCTTATTGTGCACATGACTTGGAAGATGCATTGGCGAGTAACTACTTCACCATTGATCAATTTGTATTTTTGTTGGAACAGAAATTGGGAGAAGATCAAACATTAGAGGATTTTAAGGAATGGATTGAAGAGGCAAAAAATAAGGCAAAAAGAAGTAAATCCAATGATGATTATGATTTTTATTTTAGACGAGAATTGCTTTCTATTATTGTGAATAAATTCATTGAGGATATAGACATTGTAGAACTTAATGAAAAAGACAAGAAAAAATTAGGAACTGATCAGGATCAAGAACTAGGGCTCGGTCATTATAAAAAACTTGCTGGTGCATTGAAGAAAACAATTTTCGAAGGCGTAACAAATTCTGACGATATTATTTTATATGAAAATGTTGGGACGAAAGTGTTGACTAGATTATTTGCTTTATTCATGAATGAAGAATATAATCGGGAGAGTTTTTTGATGCCGATCGAATATCGATTTGAAAAAGACGATACCCAAAGTGACAAGAAAAGAAAAGTACTAGATTATATTTCTGGCATGATGGACACTTACGCAATTGAGATGTATATAAAACATTTTGGTACAGATCCGTTCTTAGAGAAATATGATGCAGCTATATTCAAGAAAGGAACTGGTAAAAAGCTAATAGAATGTTTAGCACAAAATTTCTTACATAAATAGCCATATGTTTAAGAAAACCGAGAGTTCGTGTTGAATTCTCGGGTTTTCTTATGCACTTTTAGTAAGAACTCTCGCGTATTACCAGCTGGGTACCCAACTTAATCTTACGGGGGTGGTGGGGCGTTGGACTTGTTATGATACGGTCCAGTAGCTGCATAGCTTCCTGGCCCATTTCCTCAGTGAAGACGCTGATGGAAGACAGGGCTGGATAGACTTGGCGCGTGATGGCTGTATCGTTAAAGGTGATGAGTTGGATTCTATCTGGCACTGCGATTTGACGTTCTTGTAAAGCACGCAGGGCACCGACAGCCAGAGTATCGTTTGCCATGAAAAAGGCAGGGGGTAGCTTGTCGCCTAGGTCCTCAATAGCCTGGCTCATCAGCTCATATCCCGACTGGGTGGAGAATTTTCCTTGATAGATGTAGTCTTCTTGGAGCATGCCCAAGGTGTCTAGGTAGTCACGAAAGGCAGTCAGGCGGGGGTCTGTTGGCAGTTGGTGTCCATCTGTGGTTTCTTCCTGTCCGACTAGGAGTCCAATATCAGTCAGACCTTGTGAATGGAAGTGGTCGATAACTGTCTGAACAGAGTGTTCAAAGTCAGTTGTGACGCAGGAGAATCCCTCGGTCAGCGTATCAGAGTCCACAAAAATGATTTTAGAAGACAGGCTAGATAGCTCTGCTATTTGTCCAGAAGAAAATTTGCCAACTGCGATGATGCCGTCCACTTCTTGGAGGAGGGGATTGGTCAGGTCGTTGAAGGAGCGGACGATTTGGTAGCCGAGTAAGCTGGCGGTATGCTCAATACTGGCCCGAATGGAGTAGTAGTAGAGGTCGGCCAGCTCTTCGCTCTCGGTGTACCACTGAACAATACCGATGGTGCCTTTTTGTTGAGGTGCTTGTTTTTTGATGTGCTTGGTGTAGCCCAATTCCTGTGCCAAGTTGAAAATGCGGTCGCGGGTTTCTTGGCTGACGGATAGGGTCAGGTCTCCCTTGAGAACGCGGGAAACGGTGGCAGAGGAAAGGTGGGCTTGTTTTGCTATGTCTTTGATTGTAACCATGTTCTTCTCCTGTTTATTTGTCTCTAGTATAGCATAAAAAAACAAAATTAGTAAAAATTTAGTAAAAATATTGACTTTTAAATTGTTGAGTTGTACAATAAAAGAAAACGATTACAAAATCTAGGAGGTTCTTATGAACACAGAACAACTCAAGCAGGCCTTTCTCGATGTGTTTGGTCAAGAGGCAGATGCGACTTTCTTCTCACCAGGTCGGATTAATTTGATTGGTGAGCACACGGACTACAATGGTGGTCATGTCTTTCCAGCGGCTATTACCTTGGGGACCTACGGGGCTGCTCGCAAACGTGATGACCAAGTTTTGCGTTTCTATTCCGCAAACTTTGAAGAACTTGGAATTATCGAAGTGGATTTGAACAATCTGGTCTTTGATAAGGCGGATAACTGGACCAACTATGCCAAGGGGGTTCTCAAATTCTTGAAAGAAGCAGGGCATGTCATTGATACAGGGATGGAAGTCTTTGTTTACGGTAACATTCCAAACGGTTCAGGCTTGTCATCATCAGCTTCCTTGGAACTCTTGATTGGCATTATCGCAGAAGAGTTGTATGGACTTGAATTGACTCGACTTGATTTGGTGAAAATTGGGAAACAAACGGAAAATCACTTTATTGGTGTCAATTCTGGGATCATGGACCAGTTTGCGATCGGTATGGGAGCAGATAATCGGGCGATTTATCTAGATACCAATAGCTTGGAGTATGAATTGGTACCGCTAGATTTGGGTGACCATGTGATTGTGATCATGAACACCAACAAACGCCGTGAATTGGCAGATTCTAAGTACAATGAACGTCGCGCAGAATGTGAAAAAGCAGTGGAAGAATTGAATGCTGTCCTGAACATTCAAACTCTGGGAGAATTGGATGAATGGACCTTTGATCAATATAGTTATTTGATTAAGGATGAAAATCGTATCAAGCGTGCCCGCCATGCTGTTTTGGAAAATCAACGGACCTTGCAGGCTCGTAAGGCCTTGGAAGAAGGAGATTTGGCTACCTTTGGTCGTCTGGTCAATGCTTCCCATGTTTCCTTGGAACATGATTATGAAGTGACAGGTTTGGAATTGGATACCTTGGCTCACACAGCTTGGGAGCAAGAAGGAGTTCTTGGTGCTCGGATGACAGGAGCTGGCTTCGGTGGCTGTGGTATTGCCATTGTCCACAAGGATAAGGTGGAAGCCTTCAAAGAAAATGTCGGCAAGACCTATACAGAGGTTGTGGGCTATGCACCAAGCTTCTATGTAGCGGAGATTGCTGGAGGCTCTCGCGTT
Coding sequences:
- a CDS encoding deoxyguanosinetriphosphate triphosphohydrolase family protein — protein: MSKDFDDFLREHEENVNKLKKRDKETESDKERARDEFSRDYSRVIYSNSFRRQQGKMQLFAVNGRAFHRNRLTHSFEVAQIARGIVDYLKKNTSNNIDIDFNSMSVVVETGALVHDIGNPPFGHHGERILNDLAKDIGFEGNAQGLRVLKNIEKKSPDHKGLNLTYRTLASILKYYVPYRKSRKTEKFIYKEDYEEFKKRFKEMDVFVRTIDVQIVDLADEIAYCAHDLEDALASNYFTIDQFVFLLEQKLGEDQTLEDFKEWIEEAKNKAKRSKSNDDYDFYFRRELLSIIVNKFIEDIDIVELNEKDKKKLGTDQDQELGLGHYKKLAGALKKTIFEGVTNSDDIILYENVGTKVLTRLFALFMNEEYNRESFLMPIEYRFEKDDTQSDKKRKVLDYISGMMDTYAIEMYIKHFGTDPFLEKYDAAIFKKGTGKKLIECLAQNFLHK
- a CDS encoding galactokinase, giving the protein MNTEQLKQAFLDVFGQEADATFFSPGRINLIGEHTDYNGGHVFPAAITLGTYGAARKRDDQVLRFYSANFEELGIIEVDLNNLVFDKADNWTNYAKGVLKFLKEAGHVIDTGMEVFVYGNIPNGSGLSSSASLELLIGIIAEELYGLELTRLDLVKIGKQTENHFIGVNSGIMDQFAIGMGADNRAIYLDTNSLEYELVPLDLGDHVIVIMNTNKRRELADSKYNERRAECEKAVEELNAVLNIQTLGELDEWTFDQYSYLIKDENRIKRARHAVLENQRTLQARKALEEGDLATFGRLVNASHVSLEHDYEVTGLELDTLAHTAWEQEGVLGARMTGAGFGGCGIAIVHKDKVEAFKENVGKTYTEVVGYAPSFYVAEIAGGSRVLSRK
- a CDS encoding LacI family DNA-binding transcriptional regulator, translated to MVTIKDIAKQAHLSSATVSRVLKGDLTLSVSQETRDRIFNLAQELGYTKHIKKQAPQQKGTIGIVQWYTESEELADLYYYSIRASIEHTASLLGYQIVRSFNDLTNPLLQEVDGIIAVGKFSSGQIAELSSLSSKIIFVDSDTLTEGFSCVTTDFEHSVQTVIDHFHSQGLTDIGLLVGQEETTDGHQLPTDPRLTAFRDYLDTLGMLQEDYIYQGKFSTQSGYELMSQAIEDLGDKLPPAFFMANDTLAVGALRALQERQIAVPDRIQLITFNDTAITRQVYPALSSISVFTEEMGQEAMQLLDRIITSPTPHHPRKIKLGTQLVIRESSY